Within the Arthrobacter caoxuetaonis genome, the region CGGGGCCGTTGTAGAACACGGTGGTGTTCTTGGCCAGGATGGTGATGCCCTTTTCACGTTCCAGGTCGCCTGAGTCCATCACGCGGTCTTCGACATCTCCGTGCGAGGCGAAGGAGTTCGTCTGCTTGAGCATGGCGTCGACGAGGGTCGTTTTGCCGTGGTCAACGTGGGCCACAATAGCAACGTTGCGGAGATCGCTACGCACTGCGCTGTTCACAGCCGTGTTGGTTTCTGACATGCGTGAAGACTCAATTCATTGGTTACAGTTCGGGGATAATTCACAGTGGTCCGGAGTCGATCCGGAAAGTCCGGCAGTTCTGTACAAATGCTGCGTTGGAACACACGTGTAAGAAGTCACCGAAAGGCCGCTGTCAGCGGGCACCATACCATTCTAGTCGTTTTGCCAAAGGTTCCCTAATGCGCGGTCCTCAGCGGAACCAGAGGCGGCATCAGGCAGCCGCGGGCGGCAGCTCGAGTCCTGCACCCGGGATCGCCTCCAGCAGGGCCTTGGTGTACTCCTCCTTCGGTGAGTTGAAGACGTCATCCGTTGTTCCGGTTTCCACCACCTTTCCCTTTTGCATCACGCAGACGTTGTCCGCGATCTGGCGGACAACTGCGAGGTCGTGGGTAATGAAGAGGTAGCTGAGGCCAAGGTCGGCCTGCAGCTCGGCGAGCAGGTTCAGGATCTGCGCCTGGACAAGCACGTCCAGTGCGGAAACGGCTTCGTCACAGATGACCACTTCCGGGTCCAGCGCCAGGGCGCGGGCCACCGCTACACGCTGGCGCTGCCCGCCTGAGAGCTCGTTGGGGAAGCGCCGCATCACGGTGGAGGGCAGCGCCACCTGGTCCAGCAGTTCCCGCACCTTCCTGCCACGGCTTGCCTTGTCCCCAATGCCGTGGACCCGCAGCGGTTCCTCGATGGTGTGGAAGATGTTGTACATCGGGTCCAGCGAGCCGTACGGGTCCTGGAAGATCGGCTGGACCCGGCGCCGGAATTCGAAGAGCTTCTTCTTGTCCAGCGTCGTCATGTCCACACCGTCAAAGAGGATGCTTCCCCTCGTGGGGGTCTCCAGGTTCAGCACCATCCGCGCAACCGTGGACTTGCCCGAGCCTGATTCACCCACGACGGCGGTGGTGGTCCCGCGCTCCACGGAAAAGGACACATCATCCACGGCCGTGAAGTCGGTATGCCGGCCCAGACCGCTGCGCAGTTTGAAGACCTTGGTGAGGTTGCGTACTTCGATGATGCCGGGTGCCGTGTCCGGGCTGCCGGCATCAGGGGCGGCTCCGCCGTCGGCCGCAAGCAGCTCCGGCGCGTCCAGTCCCCGTTCCTTTGCAATATCGATCCGCTTGGAGGCCAGGGACGGTGCCGACTCCACCAGCCGCTTGGTGTACGGATGCCGGGGGTTGGTCAGGATCTCCAGCGCCGGACCGGACTCCACCACGCGGCCCTTGTACATCACGACGACGCGCTGGGCGCGCTCCGCGGCGAGGCCGAGGTCATGGGTAATCAGGAGCACGGCGGTGCCCATTTCCTGTGTGAGGGAGGCAAGGTGGTCCAGGATCTGCCGCTGGACGGTAACGTCCAGCGCCGACGTCGGTTCGTCGGCAATCAGCAGCCGCGGCGAGCAGGAAAGGCCAATGGCGATCAGTGCCCGCTGCCGCATCCCGCCCGAGAATTCGTGCGGGTACTGCCTGGCGCGGGAAGCGGCGTCGGGCAGGCCGGCCTGGCTCAGGACCCGGGCCACATCCTCGTCGGAGGAAGGGCGGCCGTTGGCCTTCAGGGTTTCGCGTACCTGGAAACCGATCTTCCAGACAGGGTTCAGGTTGGACATCGGGTCCTGCGGAACCATGCCGATCGAATTTCCGCGCAGCTCGACGATGCGCCTGGTGCTGGCATGGGTGATGTCCTCGCCGTCGAAAATGATCTGGCCGCCGCTGACGCGCCCGTTGCCGGGCAGCAGGCCAATGGCCGCGAGCGCCGTCGTCGACTTGCCCGACCCCGACTCCCCCACGATTGCCACCGTCTCCCCCGGCAGGACGGAGAGATTCGCGTCCTGGACGGCGTCCACCGTTCCGTTGGAGGTATCGAAGGAAATCGCGAGCGAGCGGATGTCCAGCAGCGGGGCCGGATCGGTATCCGGCTGCAGGGCGTTGGAAGTCATAGCTTGCGGGCTTTCGGATCGAGGGCATCACGCACGGCATCTCCGAGCATGATGAAACTGAGGACGGTGACTGACAGTGCCCCGGCGGGCCAGAGCAGGGCTGCGGGGTTGGCCCGCAGCGAGGTCTGAGCGGCCGAAATGTCATTGCCCCAGGACATGATGTCCGGCGGCAGCCCGATCCCGAGGAAGGAAAGGGTTGCTTCGGCCACGATGAACGTGCCCAGGGAGATAGTCGCCGTAACGATCACCGGCGCCAGGGCGTTGGGCACCACATGCTTAACCAGTGCCTGGAACTTGGAGACACCGAGGGCACGGGAGGCCACGACGAAGTCCGCGTTCCGCACGGAAATCACTGCCCCGCGGGTGATGCGGGCGATCTGCGGCCAGCCGAAGACCACCAGCGTCACCACCACTGTCAGGATGTTCCGGTTTTCACGGAACATTGGCAGCTGCATCACGATGATGGCGCCCAGGATGAGGGGCAGGGCAAAGAAGATGTCCCCCAGCCGGGCGATCACGGCATCGAGCCAGCCGCCGTAGTAGCCGGCGAGCGCACCGAGTGAGCCGCCGAGGAGCACTACGCAGGCGGTGGTGATGACGCCGACCAGCAGCGATGCCCGGGTGCCGTAGATCAGCCGGGTGTAGACGTCGCAGCCCTGGAGCGTGAAGCCCAGGGGGTGTCCCGGGGCCGGGCCTGCGTTGGAGTCAGCCAGGTAGCAGGCGCCGTCGGCCGGGATCTGGGTGAAGAGCTGGGGGAAGGCTGCCACCGTAATGATCAGCAGGATCAGGAACGCGGAGATGATGAAAAGAGGCCGGCGGCGGAGGTTCCGCCAGGCTTCCCCCCACATGCTCAGGGGAGCCTTGCCGTCCTGGACGGCGTCGGTCTCCGGCAGCCCGGCGGAATCCACCGGGGCGACAAAGTGCTCCTGGGTCCGTTGGCTTTTACTCATAGCGGATCCTTGGGTCCAGCCAGGCGTAGAGCAGGTCCACCAGCAGGTTTGCCACCACGTACACCAGGACCAGCACGCTCACGATGGAGACGATGGTGGGTCCTTCGCCGCGGATGACGGCCTGGTAGAGCTTCTGCCCGACTCCGGGCACGTTGAAGATTCCTTCCGTGACAATTGCTCCGCCCATCAGCGCCCCGAGGTCTGCACCCAGGAAGGTGATGACCGGAATCAGCGAGTTGCGCAGGATATGGACGCTGACGACCCGTCCGCGGGAGAGGCCCTTGGCCGTCGCGGTGCGGACGTAGTCGGCGTTCATGTTCTCGATGACGGATGTGCGCGTCAGCCTGAGGACGTAGGCGAAGGACGCCAGTCCCAGGACGACGGCGGGAAGTATCAGATCACTCCAGCCGGCACTCGCTCCGACAGTCGGCGGCGCCCAGCCGAATTTGACTCCGATGATGAACTGCAGCAGGAAGCCGAGGACAAACACCGGGATGGCAATGACGACCAGGGAAACGAACAGTACGGTGGCGTCGAAGATCCGGCCCTTCTTCAGTCCGGCAATGAGACCGAAAGCGATGCCGAAAACTGCCTCGAAAAGCAGGGCAAGCACCGCCAGGCGCATAGTTACC harbors:
- a CDS encoding dipeptide ABC transporter ATP-binding protein; this encodes MTSNALQPDTDPAPLLDIRSLAISFDTSNGTVDAVQDANLSVLPGETVAIVGESGSGKSTTALAAIGLLPGNGRVSGGQIIFDGEDITHASTRRIVELRGNSIGMVPQDPMSNLNPVWKIGFQVRETLKANGRPSSDEDVARVLSQAGLPDAASRARQYPHEFSGGMRQRALIAIGLSCSPRLLIADEPTSALDVTVQRQILDHLASLTQEMGTAVLLITHDLGLAAERAQRVVVMYKGRVVESGPALEILTNPRHPYTKRLVESAPSLASKRIDIAKERGLDAPELLAADGGAAPDAGSPDTAPGIIEVRNLTKVFKLRSGLGRHTDFTAVDDVSFSVERGTTTAVVGESGSGKSTVARMVLNLETPTRGSILFDGVDMTTLDKKKLFEFRRRVQPIFQDPYGSLDPMYNIFHTIEEPLRVHGIGDKASRGRKVRELLDQVALPSTVMRRFPNELSGGQRQRVAVARALALDPEVVICDEAVSALDVLVQAQILNLLAELQADLGLSYLFITHDLAVVRQIADNVCVMQKGKVVETGTTDDVFNSPKEEYTKALLEAIPGAGLELPPAAA
- a CDS encoding ABC transporter permease; translated protein: MTRYIARRVLQMIPVFFGATLLVYFLVFSLPGDPIAALFGDRPVNEVVAAQLREQYNLDQPFIVQYLNYLKNLLTFNLGNDFSGRPVAEVLAQIFPVTMRLAVLALLFEAVFGIAFGLIAGLKKGRIFDATVLFVSLVVIAIPVFVLGFLLQFIIGVKFGWAPPTVGASAGWSDLILPAVVLGLASFAYVLRLTRTSVIENMNADYVRTATAKGLSRGRVVSVHILRNSLIPVITFLGADLGALMGGAIVTEGIFNVPGVGQKLYQAVIRGEGPTIVSIVSVLVLVYVVANLLVDLLYAWLDPRIRYE
- a CDS encoding ABC transporter permease — translated: MSKSQRTQEHFVAPVDSAGLPETDAVQDGKAPLSMWGEAWRNLRRRPLFIISAFLILLIITVAAFPQLFTQIPADGACYLADSNAGPAPGHPLGFTLQGCDVYTRLIYGTRASLLVGVITTACVVLLGGSLGALAGYYGGWLDAVIARLGDIFFALPLILGAIIVMQLPMFRENRNILTVVVTLVVFGWPQIARITRGAVISVRNADFVVASRALGVSKFQALVKHVVPNALAPVIVTATISLGTFIVAEATLSFLGIGLPPDIMSWGNDISAAQTSLRANPAALLWPAGALSVTVLSFIMLGDAVRDALDPKARKL